A window of Bacteroidota bacterium genomic DNA:
GGATTATTTGTGAAAATCCCATGAATTCACTCCCTGAGATTGATTTGAAGGTCCAGGCAAGTCCGAGTACACTTCCAAACTGGATGGAGGCAAAAATCAGATCGAGAGGAGTTGGAAGATCGTAGAGTGTATATCCATTTTTTGGAGAATATGAATAGAAAAAGTAGAGGGTCACGAGAGAGAGAGCATTGTATGAAAGCCGGTACCACGGCATGAAACCCGGAAATGAATGTGCGACTGCCAGCTTTACAGATCTTGATGCGGTTATCGAATGAACGAGTGCAAACAATGAAAACCAAAGGACCGTAACCGCCGTGTCGACGAGGAGTGTCATAGCTTTTTTCTGAAGCGGGCAACCGGTATTTTAAGTGATTCGCGGTATTTGGTTACCGTTCTTCTGGCAACCTGCAGCCCGTCCTGTTTCAGGAGGTCGGCGAGTCTGTCGTCGCTAAGTGGGGCGGTTTTGTCTTCAGCTTCGACGAAGTGTCGTATTCTTTCCCTGATTTCCTTGTTGGAAATTTCCTCTCCTTCATCGTTCATTATTCCTTCGGAGAAGAAGAATTTCAGTTCGTGAATTCCCTGCCGGCTTTGAACGAATTTTCCATTTACGACGCGGCTGATGGTTGAGATATCCATATTAATGTCTGCCGCCACATCCTTGTAACGGAGTGGTTTCATTGCGGCTCTTCTGAAAAAGTCCTGCTGCCGTTCTGCAATTGACTGCATCACCTTGAGCATCGTGTCTCTTCTTTGTTCTATGCAGGCGAGAAACCAGCGTGCTGACTCGAATTTTTCCTTCAGAAATTTGTAAGTCTGTTTTTCCCGTTCACTGGTGTTGCGTTTCGCCTTGTTCTCCGAGAACATTTCGAGATAGGTTTTGCTTAAGGTGACGGTGGGAAGCGACTTGTCGTTCAGCGTAATTCTGAATCCCCCATCCACTTCTTCGAGGATGAAATCGGGGGTAATCTGATTCAGTTCATAATTCTCGATCTTACCAAAACCCGGTTTGGGGTTCAGTCTTGTGATGAGTTGAATTACAGAATTAAATGTATCCTCGCTTAGCTTCATCGCATCGCGGATCTTGTTGTAATGCTTTTTCAGAAACCAGTCATAGTGCTCCTTCAGGAGTATTTCAGCGAGATACGAGTAATAGGGATCATAGGAAAGAGTATGAAGCTGCGCCAAGAGACATTCGCGGAGGTCTCTTGAGGCGATTCCTGCGGGATCGAAAGACTGAATTGTTTTCAGGAGTGATTCAGCGTCTTCGGGGGAGACTTTTACATGCTGAAATGTCTCCAGATCGTTCAGTATTTCATCGAGTCCTCTGCCGAGATAGCCGTCGTTGTCGAGGTTACCGATTATTTCCTCACCGAGAATGGTAAGATCTTCGGAAATGTCGAGCATATAGAGCTGCTGAAGAATGTGTTCCGAGAACGATTCTCTCGCTTTTGCCACGGGACGGAATGTTTCTTCCCTGTTATCCTGATATGAAGGATCATCGAAGTAATCCTCGTCGTTCATGTAATCTTCTACAGTAAACTCGTTATCTTCCTCGAAACTTTCATCCTCTCCGATGTTGTCATCGTCATTTTCGACTTGCTTGAGGTCGAGTTCCTCTTCGAGCAGGGGGTTAAGTTCGAGCTCTTCCTTAATTCGTTGTTCGAGGGCAAGGTTGTTCAATTGCAGCAATTTCTGATATTGAATTTGCTGCGGGGTGAGCCTTTGGGTTTGAGTCAGTTTTTGTTGAATCGATAACATATCAGTCTGTAAGTCTTTCTAATGCATTATACCATTTCTGTCCATATTTTCTGGTGAGCGGTTCTTCAAGAAACGATACCATCCGGACTTTTTCACTGTTCCCTTTTTCGACAGCGGGCTGACAGTCGCCGAACCTTTCATATCGAAGAATATCACCACCAAACGAGGAAATTCTGATCGGAAAGAGGTGGCAGGAGATTGGCTTTTTGAATTCTGTTTTTCCTTCATAAAAAACTTTTTCAAGGGAGCACTTTGCGATGTCGCCGTCGTAATAAACAAATACACACGCTTTTCGGTTGTAGCTTTTTGTGTAATACTCATCGTCGATGTCGTCGAAGAAGCCGTCGGTTTCGATCACCTTCCTGTGTTCTTCGGGGATGATATCGATAATGAGAGGGAGATTCTGTCTTAACAGATCGAGTTCAGAATGAA
This region includes:
- a CDS encoding isoprenylcysteine carboxylmethyltransferase family protein: MTLLVDTAVTVLWFSLFALVHSITASRSVKLAVAHSFPGFMPWYRLSYNALSLVTLYFFYSYSPKNGYTLYDLPTPLDLIFASIQFGSVLGLAWTFKSISGSEFMGFSQIIRRRRNEYRALEDLDEKYTLRIEGPYKFSRHPIYLFSIIFLLFRPQMHLDYFIMIILFIAYFFIGSIFEEKKLVTQFGEEYIQYQKTTGRIFPRLFKGTQIKKV
- the rpoN gene encoding RNA polymerase factor sigma-54, which translates into the protein MLSIQQKLTQTQRLTPQQIQYQKLLQLNNLALEQRIKEELELNPLLEEELDLKQVENDDDNIGEDESFEEDNEFTVEDYMNDEDYFDDPSYQDNREETFRPVAKARESFSEHILQQLYMLDISEDLTILGEEIIGNLDNDGYLGRGLDEILNDLETFQHVKVSPEDAESLLKTIQSFDPAGIASRDLRECLLAQLHTLSYDPYYSYLAEILLKEHYDWFLKKHYNKIRDAMKLSEDTFNSVIQLITRLNPKPGFGKIENYELNQITPDFILEEVDGGFRITLNDKSLPTVTLSKTYLEMFSENKAKRNTSEREKQTYKFLKEKFESARWFLACIEQRRDTMLKVMQSIAERQQDFFRRAAMKPLRYKDVAADINMDISTISRVVNGKFVQSRQGIHELKFFFSEGIMNDEGEEISNKEIRERIRHFVEAEDKTAPLSDDRLADLLKQDGLQVARRTVTKYRESLKIPVARFRKKL
- a CDS encoding DUF3109 family protein; the protein is MFYQIDNVLINTEIATAHFACDLAKCKGGCCTFEGDYGAPLLHSELDLLRQNLPLIIDIIPEEHRKVIETDGFFDDIDDEYYTKSYNRKACVFVYYDGDIAKCSLEKVFYEGKTEFKKPISCHLFPIRISSFGGDILRYERFGDCQPAVEKGNSEKVRMVSFLEEPLTRKYGQKWYNALERLTD